A region from the Nostoc sp. HK-01 genome encodes:
- a CDS encoding 1-(5-phosphoribosyl)-5-[(5-phosphoribosylamino) methylideneamino]imidazole-4-carboxamide isomerase, with protein MDVIPAIDLLEGRCVRLYQGDYEKSQVFSENPVDVAQQWVDQGATRLHLVDLDGAKAGKVVNLKAIEVIAQAISVPIEVGGGLRDRSSVQQVFNLGVQWAILGTVAVEQPQLVQELCQEFPQQIIIGIDARNGKVATRGWLETSEVLATQLAVRMQELGAAAIIYTDIHRDGTLSGPNIEALRELTHAISIPVIASGGVSSVTDLLSLLALEAQGVTGAIVGRALYTGDILLPEALRAIGPGRIQDVPPNLDFSSFA; from the coding sequence ATGGACGTAATTCCAGCAATTGATTTACTTGAAGGTCGTTGTGTGCGACTGTATCAAGGAGACTATGAAAAATCGCAAGTTTTTAGCGAAAATCCTGTTGATGTTGCTCAACAATGGGTAGATCAAGGTGCAACTCGATTGCACTTAGTAGATTTAGATGGAGCAAAAGCAGGTAAAGTAGTAAACTTGAAAGCGATTGAAGTGATCGCTCAAGCAATATCAGTACCAATTGAAGTTGGTGGCGGATTGCGCGATCGTTCTAGCGTGCAGCAAGTGTTTAACTTGGGTGTACAATGGGCAATTCTGGGAACTGTCGCTGTTGAACAACCCCAGCTAGTCCAAGAACTTTGTCAAGAATTTCCGCAACAAATAATTATCGGCATTGATGCGCGTAATGGTAAAGTAGCAACTCGCGGTTGGTTAGAAACCTCGGAAGTTTTAGCCACCCAACTAGCGGTGCGAATGCAAGAATTAGGTGCAGCAGCCATTATCTACACCGATATTCACCGCGATGGAACTCTCAGTGGCCCCAACATCGAAGCATTACGCGAACTTACCCATGCTATTTCTATTCCAGTAATTGCTTCTGGTGGTGTGAGTTCTGTGACTGATTTGTTGAGTTTGTTAGCCTTAGAAGCGCAAGGTGTCACAGGTGCAATTGTGGGACGCGCTTTGTACACTGGCGATATTTTACTCCCAGAAGCACTGCGAGCGATCGGGCCAGGACGCATTCAAGACGTACCCCCAAATCTGGACTTTTCCTCCTTCGCCTAA
- a CDS encoding polysaccharide pyruvyl transferase, translated as MGTMRALLSGYYGKGNGGDEALLATLLQMLPSHVTPVVLSGNPKETRDRYNVETHNRMAMLPVLQALRSCDAFIWGGGSLIQDVTSTISPLYYGGLMTLAQTMNLKTIAWAQGIGPLVRPQTRWLAKRNFAGCTKISVRDRASAALLSDWQIPHIIAPDPVWALQGKSVPGLADLPAPRVAVTLRSHPQLTAKRLANLTKALVDFQTATQAFILLLPFQKSEDLGIAQAIQPHLADVSKILCLEDPQLLKGVYRGVEMAIGMRLHSLIMAAAEGCRCFALSYDPKVNRLMEDLAIPGWDLDNLPDDANIISKTWLEHYANGEPLLSAQIQSLIDRALTHRDLLSEALS; from the coding sequence ATGGGAACTATGCGGGCGTTATTGTCTGGTTATTATGGCAAAGGTAATGGTGGTGATGAAGCTTTACTGGCGACGCTTCTACAAATGTTGCCATCTCATGTCACGCCTGTGGTGCTTTCTGGCAATCCAAAAGAAACGCGCGATCGCTACAATGTAGAAACTCACAACCGTATGGCTATGCTACCTGTACTGCAAGCTTTACGTTCTTGTGATGCTTTTATTTGGGGCGGTGGGAGTTTAATTCAAGATGTCACCAGTACCATTAGCCCTCTGTATTATGGGGGATTGATGACATTGGCGCAAACAATGAATTTGAAAACCATTGCTTGGGCGCAAGGTATTGGCCCTTTGGTGCGTCCGCAAACTCGTTGGTTAGCAAAACGCAACTTTGCTGGTTGTACCAAAATTAGTGTACGCGATCGCGCCAGTGCTGCTTTATTATCAGATTGGCAAATTCCCCATATCATTGCACCTGATCCGGTTTGGGCGTTACAAGGAAAATCAGTACCAGGATTAGCAGATTTACCTGCGCCAAGAGTTGCTGTAACATTGCGATCGCATCCTCAATTGACAGCAAAACGCCTAGCTAACCTCACAAAAGCATTAGTGGATTTTCAAACAGCTACCCAAGCATTTATTTTACTGTTACCATTTCAAAAAAGTGAAGATTTAGGCATTGCCCAAGCCATTCAACCTCATCTTGCAGATGTTAGTAAGATATTGTGTTTAGAAGATCCACAACTTTTAAAAGGTGTATATCGTGGTGTTGAAATGGCAATTGGAATGCGATTACACAGTTTAATTATGGCTGCTGCTGAAGGTTGTCGCTGTTTTGCCCTCAGTTATGATCCCAAAGTTAATCGTTTAATGGAAGATTTAGCGATACCTGGATGGGATTTAGATAATTTACCAGATGATGCAAATATTATTAGTAAAACTTGGCTGGAACATTATGCAAATGGTGAGCCACTTTTATCAGCACAAATTCAATCTTTAATAGATCGTGCCTTAACGCACCGCGATTTGTTGAGTGAAGCTTTAAGTTAA
- a CDS encoding GCN5-related N-acetyltransferase, which yields MTNFDESDSIYVRELGIDDIAPIYHLGEELFTSDLYPYLYRTWDEWEVIGLYNTDPEYCLVAETNGELAGFILGTIITKASWTYGYILWLGVNPKYQRQGVADKLVDKVVARMIEDGARFMLVDTDPTNVAAVKFFNRKGFGNIRQHIFLSMNLSKHPHYGRLIDYEHQKAERAGYRRSRPTIRPRKSDGVANELVLNPLVNEPIKTEE from the coding sequence ATGACTAACTTTGACGAAAGCGATTCAATTTATGTTCGTGAATTAGGAATTGATGATATCGCTCCCATATACCATTTGGGCGAAGAATTATTTACAAGCGATTTATATCCATATCTATACCGTACTTGGGATGAATGGGAAGTAATCGGACTTTATAATACAGATCCAGAATATTGCTTAGTAGCTGAAACAAATGGAGAACTAGCAGGATTTATTTTAGGAACTATTATTACTAAAGCCTCTTGGACTTATGGTTATATTTTGTGGCTAGGCGTTAACCCAAAATATCAGCGTCAAGGCGTAGCAGACAAATTAGTTGATAAAGTCGTTGCTCGGATGATTGAAGATGGGGCAAGATTCATGTTAGTAGATACTGATCCCACCAATGTAGCCGCAGTGAAATTTTTTAATCGTAAAGGATTTGGTAACATCCGGCAACATATTTTCTTGTCGATGAATTTAAGTAAACATCCGCATTATGGCAGACTAATTGATTACGAACATCAAAAAGCAGAAAGAGCAGGTTACAGGCGATCGCGTCCGACAATTCGTCCAAGAAAATCGGACGGTGTTGCTAATGAATTAGTCCTCAATCCTTTAGTAAATGAACCTATAAAAACTGAAGAATAA
- a CDS encoding exonuclease RecJ, translated as MTNDQTQWLLAPTEQPPDWFIAAVNPYIPASSGLYAAQLLWQRGIKDIQQLAAFVNYQTYQPASPFEFGSEMHLAIERLQQARNTSEKVAIWGDFDADGITSTAVLWDGLGQFFEQYTHLTYYIPNRLRESHGLNNSGIENLAKQNFKLIVTCDTGSTNIDEIIYAKQLGIDVIVTDHHTLPAQRPPVTAIINPRYLPSEHPLFHLSGVAVAYKLVEALYQTLPNVPQDALENLLDLVAVGLIADLVQLKGDCRYLAQLGIQCLQIDFKQPPIARRRPGVGRLLELCQKSGDRPTDISFGLGPRINAVSRIQGDASFCVELLTSRDAKHCNQLAEETELANTRRKSLQKDVQTQVAQKLTQLDLSTTSVIVLEDPQWPVGVLGLVAGQVAQETGRPTILLSTEESLDNSTPLARGSARSINSVDLYQLVKDQAHLLHRFGGHPYAAGLSLPVENIPLFTQAINQQLRQSLGSTELMPTVQADLKVTVADLSKELFLELKLLEPCGMGNPVPKLLIQNCWFENAWHRNQQDWQGKKVQYIKTDFDIRDESTKNPFPGVWWGHYKDELPIGKSDCIVELDYNSFKKRYEIRLIAVRPSANSELNQQYSTQILDWRNQEYSVLPTSHSPLILEECPTSWDEVRIWWQRSLYNHQKLALAWSKPHLQPPQEIWQTLVGIAKYLSRTQQLVTRTQLLAKLSIGNQSLLLGIKALKYWGFIVTRQDRSLQISQNPQTISANLADAAVTQFLAAVSEEQFQQQYFSEVPLSTIVAIVNRPFHF; from the coding sequence ATGACTAATGACCAAACACAGTGGCTTTTAGCACCAACTGAACAACCACCAGATTGGTTTATTGCCGCAGTAAACCCTTACATACCTGCATCAAGTGGATTATATGCTGCACAATTATTGTGGCAAAGAGGTATCAAAGATATTCAACAACTAGCAGCTTTTGTTAACTATCAAACCTATCAACCTGCTAGTCCTTTTGAATTTGGATCAGAAATGCACCTAGCAATAGAAAGATTACAGCAAGCACGTAATACTAGTGAAAAAGTTGCTATTTGGGGAGATTTTGATGCTGATGGTATCACTTCCACTGCCGTGTTATGGGATGGTTTAGGACAATTTTTTGAGCAATATACCCACTTAACTTACTACATTCCCAATCGCCTCAGAGAATCTCACGGACTGAATAATTCAGGAATTGAGAATTTAGCAAAACAAAATTTTAAATTAATAGTTACTTGTGATACGGGTAGCACAAATATTGATGAAATTATTTATGCCAAACAGTTAGGTATAGATGTTATTGTTACTGACCATCACACCTTACCCGCCCAACGTCCACCAGTTACAGCAATTATTAACCCCCGTTATTTACCAAGCGAACATCCGTTATTTCATCTTTCTGGGGTAGCAGTAGCTTACAAGTTGGTAGAAGCACTTTATCAAACTCTGCCCAATGTACCGCAAGATGCACTGGAGAATTTATTAGATTTAGTAGCAGTGGGGTTAATTGCCGACTTAGTACAACTCAAGGGAGATTGTCGGTATTTAGCGCAATTGGGAATCCAATGTTTACAAATAGACTTTAAACAACCACCAATAGCGCGACGCAGGCCAGGTGTAGGGCGATTATTAGAATTGTGCCAAAAAAGTGGCGATCGCCCCACAGATATTTCCTTTGGTTTGGGGCCGCGCATCAACGCAGTCAGTCGCATTCAAGGTGATGCAAGTTTTTGTGTAGAATTATTGACCAGCCGTGATGCCAAACACTGCAATCAATTGGCTGAAGAGACAGAACTTGCCAACACTCGCCGCAAGTCATTACAAAAAGATGTGCAAACCCAAGTAGCTCAAAAACTCACCCAATTAGATTTATCAACTACCAGCGTCATCGTTCTCGAAGATCCCCAATGGCCAGTCGGCGTGTTAGGTTTAGTCGCCGGACAAGTAGCCCAAGAAACAGGCCGTCCCACAATTTTGTTAAGCACAGAAGAGAGTTTGGATAACTCCACTCCTCTAGCCCGTGGTTCAGCCCGTTCCATCAATTCTGTTGATTTATATCAACTAGTCAAAGACCAAGCACATTTATTACATCGTTTTGGCGGACATCCCTATGCTGCGGGTTTGAGTCTACCAGTAGAAAATATACCTTTATTTACCCAAGCAATTAATCAGCAGTTGCGGCAATCTTTGGGTAGTACAGAATTGATGCCTACAGTTCAAGCAGATTTAAAAGTTACCGTAGCAGACTTAAGCAAAGAATTATTTTTAGAACTGAAACTGCTAGAACCTTGCGGTATGGGAAACCCAGTCCCAAAACTACTCATCCAAAACTGCTGGTTTGAAAACGCTTGGCATCGCAATCAGCAAGACTGGCAAGGAAAAAAAGTACAGTACATTAAAACAGATTTTGACATTCGGGATGAATCAACTAAAAATCCTTTTCCTGGTGTGTGGTGGGGACATTATAAAGATGAATTACCTATAGGTAAATCTGATTGCATAGTCGAGCTAGATTACAACAGTTTCAAAAAACGCTATGAAATTAGATTAATCGCCGTCCGCCCCAGTGCTAACTCAGAACTCAATCAACAATATTCAACACAAATTCTCGACTGGCGCAACCAAGAATACTCAGTACTTCCCACATCCCACTCACCACTCATCCTCGAAGAATGCCCTACTAGCTGGGATGAAGTACGCATTTGGTGGCAACGTTCTCTTTACAATCATCAAAAATTAGCCCTGGCTTGGTCTAAACCTCACCTACAACCACCCCAAGAAATTTGGCAGACTCTAGTTGGCATAGCTAAATATCTGAGTCGTACACAACAACTAGTTACCCGCACACAACTACTAGCAAAATTAAGCATAGGCAACCAAAGCTTACTGTTAGGCATCAAAGCTTTAAAATATTGGGGATTTATCGTCACAAGACAAGACCGTTCTTTACAAATTAGCCAAAATCCCCAAACAATTTCCGCCAACCTAGCGGATGCAGCCGTCACTCAATTTTTAGCCGCAGTCAGCGAAGAACAATTTCAGCAACAGTATTTTTCTGAAGTACCTTTATCTACTATTGTGGCGATCGTTAATAGACCTTTTCATTTCTAA
- a CDS encoding arginyl tRNA synthetase anticodon binding protein, with translation MQSQLIISNYSSIKQLIYVLLFNTLSEITQVEKKQFIEFKKNHLYKDRDNSKILYISGVAQQLSKSHNCTAMDIADSIRSKLSATSGDVCQVKIVPPGWIYLELTPPFLATWLQHLVMGCLGQDGKMGTEKINSKFKDHNPANIFVVQYSHARCCSLILLGHREGLIKLREPLPDNHPAFGQLLPQQPIPWLNHDKQLWLNLSTEKDLLAQLVQVVDNLACASNSDAINWQKAALKLSQALENFWCQCRIWGDVKIYSPELAQARLGLVIITQHLLRFLLVEKLGVTAPWEL, from the coding sequence GTGCAGAGTCAGTTAATAATCAGCAATTATTCGTCAATTAAGCAGTTAATATATGTCTTGTTGTTTAATACACTAAGTGAAATTACACAGGTAGAAAAAAAGCAATTCATAGAATTTAAAAAAAATCATCTATATAAAGATAGAGATAACAGCAAAATTTTGTATATCTCAGGAGTGGCACAGCAGTTATCAAAATCTCATAATTGCACCGCTATGGATATAGCCGATAGTATCAGATCTAAATTATCGGCGACCAGTGGCGACGTTTGTCAGGTCAAAATTGTTCCACCCGGTTGGATTTATTTAGAATTAACTCCTCCTTTTTTGGCAACTTGGTTACAACACCTGGTGATGGGATGCTTGGGACAAGACGGAAAGATGGGAACAGAAAAAATAAACTCAAAATTTAAAGACCACAACCCTGCAAATATTTTTGTTGTTCAATACTCCCATGCACGCTGTTGTTCATTAATATTGCTAGGTCATCGAGAGGGATTAATCAAACTGAGGGAACCTTTACCAGATAATCATCCTGCATTTGGGCAGCTATTACCTCAACAGCCAATACCTTGGTTGAATCATGACAAGCAACTTTGGCTCAATCTCTCAACTGAGAAAGATTTACTTGCTCAGTTAGTACAAGTAGTGGACAACTTGGCATGTGCGAGTAATAGTGATGCAATTAACTGGCAAAAAGCAGCTTTGAAGTTGAGTCAAGCGCTAGAAAACTTCTGGTGTCAGTGCCGCATTTGGGGTGATGTAAAAATTTATTCACCTGAACTAGCTCAAGCTCGGTTAGGTTTGGTGATCATTACTCAACATTTGTTGAGATTTTTGCTAGTAGAAAAACTAGGAGTTACTGCTCCGTGGGAACTGTGA
- a CDS encoding putative transcriptional regulator, Crp/Fnr family protein — protein sequence MQSPSSFSEASRPFLTWQRILDWAQEHYRCRTFSKDERIPARPGLLYLVQRGAIRMVGTAQVSATASQLTSRRINRTPEEAFLGFVGAGQPFEIVAQSPFTLQAYAHVDQTAVLWMYWHDLDNWPHFRREVMDAFRYQHQRKLLWLSALGQRRTIDRLLGFLTLLIEEYGEPAMSETDPDVIRGYCLPFPLTHAQIGSAIGSTRVTVTRLMGKLRQRGLILTQGDNLICLPAESINRAS from the coding sequence ATGCAATCTCCATCCTCCTTTTCTGAGGCATCACGCCCTTTTTTGACTTGGCAACGTATTCTTGATTGGGCTCAAGAACACTATCGTTGCCGCACCTTTAGCAAAGATGAGCGCATTCCAGCTAGACCTGGATTGCTGTATTTGGTGCAAAGAGGTGCGATCCGTATGGTAGGTACTGCTCAAGTTAGTGCTACTGCCAGTCAGCTAACATCTCGACGCATTAACAGAACTCCAGAAGAAGCTTTCTTGGGTTTTGTGGGAGCAGGACAACCATTTGAAATTGTGGCTCAGTCACCATTCACCCTCCAGGCATACGCGCACGTTGACCAAACTGCGGTGTTATGGATGTACTGGCATGATTTAGACAACTGGCCTCACTTCCGGCGCGAAGTTATGGATGCCTTTAGGTATCAGCATCAACGTAAATTGTTGTGGCTGAGTGCTTTAGGCCAACGACGCACAATTGATCGACTCTTAGGATTCCTCACATTGTTAATTGAGGAATATGGTGAACCGGCAATGAGCGAAACTGATCCCGATGTGATTCGAGGCTATTGTTTGCCTTTCCCTTTAACTCATGCCCAAATTGGTAGCGCGATTGGCTCTACTCGTGTAACTGTCACCCGCTTAATGGGCAAATTGCGTCAAAGAGGTTTAATCCTCACTCAAGGAGATAATCTCATTTGCTTGCCAGCAGAATCAATTAATAGAGCCAGCTAA
- a CDS encoding periplasmic phosphate-binding protein of phosphate ABC transporter, translated as MRNYFQGKKTIQPTMTQQHRTNETKVLVLTLAITLGLVGGLLWWFSHSYGIKAGYFNRTRVDTPSTDTFSQVPNVPTGLFSYGGSTTWAPIRQQVDSAVKIVWPRFQLRYTEPIEAAPGSGTGIKMLLGNQLAFSQSSRALKPEENEQAKQLGFTIKAVPVAIDGIAIAVHPNLNLPGLTLAQLKDIYTGKITNWEQLGGTKLPITPYSRRPEDSGTIEFFDENVLGGEKFGSNVQFIDTTTNALKEIAKNPGAIYYASAPEVVGQCSIKALPLGRQPDKFVEPYKKPYIPLEKCPQQRNQLNTEAFQTGEYPITRRLFVIVKQNGQSDQQAGEAYANLLLTNQGQELIAKAGFVRLR; from the coding sequence ATGAGAAATTACTTTCAAGGGAAAAAAACCATACAACCAACTATGACGCAACAACATAGAACTAACGAAACTAAAGTTTTGGTTCTAACACTAGCAATCACCTTGGGACTAGTGGGTGGTTTGTTGTGGTGGTTTTCTCACAGCTATGGTATAAAAGCTGGTTATTTTAATAGAACACGGGTAGACACACCAAGTACTGATACTTTTTCCCAAGTACCCAATGTTCCCACAGGATTATTTAGTTATGGGGGTAGTACTACTTGGGCCCCCATCCGTCAACAAGTAGATTCAGCAGTAAAAATTGTTTGGCCTAGATTTCAACTACGCTACACCGAGCCGATAGAAGCTGCACCCGGTTCTGGTACAGGAATTAAGATGCTACTAGGTAATCAGTTAGCATTTTCTCAGTCTTCCCGCGCCTTGAAACCAGAAGAAAACGAACAAGCAAAACAATTGGGATTTACAATCAAAGCTGTTCCAGTAGCAATTGACGGAATTGCGATCGCTGTTCACCCTAATCTCAATCTGCCTGGATTAACCCTCGCCCAGCTAAAAGATATCTACACAGGTAAAATTACTAATTGGGAGCAATTAGGCGGAACAAAGCTACCAATAACACCATACTCTCGCCGTCCAGAAGACAGCGGAACTATCGAGTTTTTTGATGAGAACGTTCTAGGTGGAGAAAAATTTGGTAGCAATGTGCAATTTATTGATACTACAACTAATGCCTTAAAAGAAATAGCCAAAAACCCTGGTGCAATTTACTATGCCTCAGCACCAGAAGTAGTTGGACAGTGTAGCATCAAGGCTTTACCACTAGGACGACAGCCAGACAAATTTGTTGAACCTTACAAAAAACCTTATATTCCCTTAGAAAAATGCCCGCAACAGCGTAACCAACTGAATACAGAAGCATTTCAAACTGGTGAATATCCCATCACCAGACGTTTATTTGTCATTGTGAAACAAAATGGACAAAGTGATCAGCAAGCCGGAGAAGCTTACGCCAATTTGCTGCTCACAAATCAAGGTCAAGAATTAATTGCTAAAGCCGGATTTGTCAGACTGCGCTAA